Below is a genomic region from Desulfobacter sp..
TCAAATTCCCAGCTCTTTATCCAGCCGGCCTTCAAAGAAAATTGCCAACTGGGAAATTGTCAGTGACCAATTTTGAATCGGCATTGTCCATTTTTTACTGGCGTTCTGGATCCCCATGTAAAGCAGTTTTAACAGGCTGTCCTGGTTCGGGAATGATCCCTTTGTTTTGGTCAGTTTTCGAAACTGTCGATGCACAGCCTCAATGGTATTTGTGGTGTATATTATCCGTCGAATCTCTTCTGGATATTTAAAGAAATGACTGAGGCGTTCCCAGTTGTTCCGCCAGGATTTTATCACAATCGGGTATTTGTCATTCCATTTATTTTCCAAGATATCCAGTTCTTCTTCGGCCAGATCCTTATTGACCGCTTTATAAACACGTTTTAGATCTGCCATAAATTCCTTTTTATTTTTGGAACCAACGTATTTCAATGAATTTCGGATCTGGTGGACTACGCAGAGTTGAACTTCTGTGTCCGGGAATATGGTCTCAATGGCCTCGGGAAAACCTTTTAGACCATCAACACAGGCAATCAGGATATCTTTTACCCCTCGGTTTGAAAGGTCTGTTAACACCTGCAGCCAGAAGTTCGCACCCTCATTCTCGGATATGTACAGCCCAAGAACCTCTTTGCGGCCCTCGATATTCACCCCAAGAATTGTGTAAACGGCTTTGCTGCCGACCTTTCCGTTTTCTCGTACTTTATAATGTATGGCATCAAGCCATACGATTGGGTACACATTTTCCAACGGCCTGGCCTGCCATTCTTTGACGGTATGGATGATTTTATCGGTAATGGTGCTCAGAGTGGCATTTGAAATCTCAAGTCCATAGATTTCCTGTAAATGGGAAGCCATATCATTATAACTCATGCCCAGGCCGTAAAGGGCTATTATCTTTCTTTCAATTTCATCGCTGAGCGTTGTCTGATGTTTTTTGACGATCTGTGGAGAGAAGGTTCCGGCCCTGTCACGCGGGGTTTCTAGCTCAAATTTACCATCCAGGGATTTAATGGTCTTTTTGCTTTTTCCATTACGGCGGTTGGCAGAAACTTCCTGCCCGAGATGGGACTCCAACTCTCCTTCAAGAGCAGCTTCAGCAAGATTTTTGATTAATGATGTAAGGACGCCGCCCTTACCTGTGAAGGGTTTACCTTCCTGGATGCCTTTAAGGGCTTTTTGAAAATCAAATTCGGTGTTTTCTTCGGTCATGTCAGTTCTCCTTATTTAGCTGAGTATATCAGCTTTCATTCAACTGACACAGAATTTTGAACGCCCTCTAGGCTGTTGAAACGCATTATTGATGAGGCTGGACAATAAATTTTATGTCTGGTTAATCAAGGTGCCTGAGTCGGGCTGAAATCCCTGGGGGCATTAGAATTGAATTGTTCTCGCTTTTATATCTGAATGAAATGTAAGGTTTTTTTATAAAATAATATCATGCTTGATCAAATAAAATATCAAGCAACTAACAATTGAAATGACACAATACATTTCAGATTTTGAAACTGAGGCATATAAACGTTTCAGGCTATCATACTTTAAATCTGTTTCTTTTTTAATCCATCTATCAATATTGGCTCGATCTCTTTTATTTTTTATACTCAAACCATGACCCTTTACGCGGCCTAACGCTTTCCATTTTTCTTCATGATTTTTTTGTAATTCACCCAAAAAGAGGTTCATTGAAATGACATATTTTACCATAAAGGTAATCGAAAATATGGCAGAAATGATGATACAAATTGTAACCATTATTTTGAAATCCTTTTTTTTACAGCCTCAACTTTTGAGCTGAGAGGTTCGCCAGTTATGGCGCATCCTTCGTTAGTGCTTTGTTTTTGTAAAACTATAGTATTCTGGAGGCTCAAACAGGCCTCCGCAAGTGCATGTTTTAACTCCAATCACATCTTTTTTCTGGCAAGTATTGCATATTTTGAATCCAGGATCCTCTAAAAAAGATTTACCACGATAGATTTGGATCACATAATAAACAAACGATAGAATGCGCCTACCCCCAATCTTAAACCACGAAACGAGATTTCTTAAGTGGAAACTGCGCTCTCTTGTTTAGTAATATAGGCGACCTACGAGCCGCTCGTTTTTTATGCTGCTCTCTTTCCCATGTTTCTGTCCTTAATGCGTTAAATCCTCGCGCCTTAGCGCGGAACATATACCCAGTAGGGCCGCCGGAGGCATATTTGATCATAATTTCTTATGACCTCCTTTTGTGACTGTCCCTTTGATGAATACCTCAGCTGGGGTTTGCTTGTCCAGTGCAGAATGCTTCCGCTCGCAGTTATAGTAGCAGAAATAGGCATCCAGCCCTCTGTACAGCGAGTGCCCATCGCTGTAAGCTTTAGGGTAGACGTCCTCATACTTGAGTGTCCACCAAAGACGTTCGATGAATACATTGTCGATAGCTCGTCCGCGCCCATCCATGCTCAGAGCGATTTTTTTGTCTAACAACACACCCGTGAAGGCATCCGAGGTGAATTGTGAACCTTGGTCTGTGTTAAAGATCTCCGGGGTGTCTTGTTCCAAGGCCCGTTCCAGCGCTGCAATGCAGAAAAGACTGTCCAATGAGTTCGACAGCTCCCACGAAATAACATAGCGGCTATACCAGTCGATTACAGCATTCAGGTACATGAACCCATGCCGCATCGGAATGTAGGTGATGTCGGTGCTCCAAACCTGGTTAACGCGTTCAATCTCAACATTACGAAGCAGATATGGATATACTTTATGTTCAGGAGCAGGCTTGCTTGTGTGTGGTCCTGGCGTGATGGCCTGAATTCCCATACGCTGCATCAGACGAGCTACCCGCTTTCGGTTGGTACAGTGTCCCTGATCACGGAGCCAGTTCGTCATGCGCGGATAACCGAATTCCGGATGCCTCATATATTGCTCGTCGATCATACGCATCAGCAGAAGGTTTTCATTTGTTTCAGGGACGGGTTTATAGTAGAAACCCGAACGAGGTGCGCCTGCCAGTCGACATTGGCGTCGGATCGAATAGACGGAGTCAGGTTTCACCCAACTCCGACGCGTTGAAACCGGCAGGCTCATAACTTTTTTTCAAGCCACTTGATGTCCATTTTCAGTCGCCCGATCTCCTCGTAAAGTGGGGCAGTGATTTCTTCCTCGGTCTTTGGCCGCCGTTTTTTCCCTGATGGGAAAAGCTCTAGGGCATTGGTGAGCAGTTGTTTCTTCCAAGCCGATATTTGATTTGGATGAACCTTATAGGCCGTTGATAGCTCGGCTAAGGTCTTCATTCCCTTGATGGCTTCGACCGCCACTTTGACTTTAAATTTTGCCGAAAATTGTCTTCTTTTACGTGTCATTTTCATGCGTCCTTTCTTACCATTTTCAGGACGCGGATTCCACTTAAGCAAGTGGTCCTAAAATCGGGGGTAACCGCAGAATGACTGAACTATAGAGTGTCCATAAATTTGTAGCGTTATCTTCCGATGGGGTAATGAGAAGTGTGAAAATCAGATTTAAGAATAAAAACAGGGATATTGGTATAGTCGGGTTGAACCTTGATCTTTTCTGCTTGGACTGAATAAGTGAGATTTCCTTTTCTGTTTTTCTAAACCATTTACCCGTATTTTTTCCGCTCTTTAACTGGGAGACGTTATTCAGAATCTTAGAGTAGTACTTTATTGAAAAGTCTAAAAACAAGCAAACACTGAATCCGATAACCAGAGCGATATATACGCCTTCGGCAAAATTATGTCCGCCGTTTAAAGTCCACAGAATCTTACCTGGTATGTAAAATAAGTATCTCCATATTGGGTCTAATTCAATTAGGGCTTTTATTATGAAAGTGTCTCCATAGTTTGGGATAGCAGCCTGAATAATTTGTTGAAGAATAACAACGGAAAGACCATAGAACAAAAAGGGATATTTGTTAATTAGTTTCATTTTTATAGAATCAATTGATTATCAGTTCAATCCCCCTGAAACAGATAAAATCCACCCTGATCAAGGAGCAGTCAGAATTAAAGGACCATTTGATTTGAGATTAAACTTAACTCCTGGATGATTTGCAAGTTTTTTTCCTGAAAATTAAAATTCCATAGTTATAATCAGTTTGGGTATTTGAGCAATTTACACCGTCCGGACAACAACAAAAGGCCTGCCATGTGGTTTAACCATGGCAGATTTGGATCGGGCGGCAAGGGAGTTTAAGGATTTGGGCGCCCATGGCCCGGGCCGGGGCAAGGTCATGACTGGCCATGAAAATGGTGAGGTCCTTGTTTTGGTTGAGGCAGCTTAAATCATTGGCCACAAGATGCTGCCAGTTTTTGTCCAGAAAGGCAAAGGGCTCGTCCAAAAAGAGAAGATCAGGCCCGGGCAAAAGGCTCATGGCAAGGCCCAGCCGTTTTTTCATTCCACCGCTCAGCTTGGATGGGGGCAGGTTATATGCCGGTAAAAGCCCGAGCCGGTCCAGCAGGGCTTTGATCCGGGGCTCTTTTTGGGAAGAGGGATGGGACAGGATAAATGCCATGTTGGCCCCCACACTTTTCCAGGGCAGAAAAACAGGGGTTTGAAAGGCAAAGCCCATTTGGGTGGCCGATGTGTTTACCCGGCCTGTATTCGGACAGGCAAGGCCTGCGGCAATGTGAAGCAGGGTGGATTTCCCAATGCCTGAACAGGCAGATGCTCTCCCCTTTTTTAAGCTTCATGTTCACCCGGTCTAAGATAATGGTGTTGTTGTAGGCTTTGCCGATATGATCAAGGGTCAGCATTTTGTCCTCCTTTTTTTGAGGACAATACCCGTAAGGGCCGTATCCAGAAGATTTCCATGGATACCCCAATACTGATCAGCACCAGGGCCCAGGCAAAGAGGGCTTCCATGTCCATCATGCGAAAGGCCCAGTAAACCCGGGCGCCCATGCCCTGGTCAGCGCCCAGAAATTCAGCCACGGCGGTAATTTTCAGGCAGGAGCCCAAGGCATAGGAAAATCCAGCCAGAAAATGGGGGAAAATACCGGGCAGGATCAGGTCTTTGATCATGACCCATTTTTTGATCTGGTAAATTTGGGCCAGGTCAAACAAGCGTCGGTCCAGGTGGGCTGCGGCCGTGGCCGTGGAGATAAACAGGGGAGGGAACAAAGAGGCTGTGACCACCAGGACGGGCAAAAGCGTGCCTGTGCCGGCCCAGACCATGACCAGGGTGATCCAGAGGATGGGGGGGGGGTGGTCTGGAGAATGGCGGCCAGGGGCATGATCATATCCATGATCTTTGGGTTCCGGCCGGCAGGGATGCCGGTTGCCAGCGCCAAGAGCGTTGTGATGGACAGGGCCACAATCCCGCGGAACAGGGTGATGCTGATATGGGCCCAAAAATCCGGGGTTAGGGCCAATCGCATAAGGCAGGCCATGGTTCCGGACAAAGAGGGCACCAGACCATTGCCGAAAATATGGTTGGCCGTGATCCAGGCCAGGGTCAAAATGGTTATGGAGATCCCAAACCCCATGCTTATTTCCAGAACAGATCTTTATTGTCTGGATGGGGGGTGCCGAGAACCGAGAGATAGTTTTGGATTTCTTCTTGAATCCCATGGCTTTTTCGGACCATAAACAGGTCCCGGCCCAGGGATTTTTCGATCAGATCCCGGGAAATAAAGGATTCAAAGGCCTTGGGCAGGCAGGCAATCCCCTTGGCAGGATCCTCTGAAAGCAACTGGGCCGCGGCCAGTATTTCCTGGGCCAGAAAGGCCATAAGTTCCGGGTATCGCTTTGCCGTCCTTGCGTTTACGGCAATTCCTGCAATGGGCATTCTGGCGTTTGTTTGGGTAAATCGGCCATAGGCCTGTTCAAGGTTTTCTCCCACCGTAAGGTAAGGCATTTTTTCTAAAAAAACAGTGACCAGGGGTTCGGGTACCAGGGCTGCCCTGATTTCCCCTGTTATCAATTTTGCGGCCAGCTGCCGGGGCCCATGTGAAAGGAAGATGATTCTGGGTTTGTCAGGGTCCAGGATATGGTTGAGGATGGGGATGGCCGGAGACCCCTGGGGGGCAACGGCCAAGGGTTTACCGTAAAAATCGAGGGCGTTCAAAATTCTGTGTCAGTTGAATGAAAGCTGATATACTCAGCTAAATAAGGAGAACTGACATGACCGAAGAAAACACCGAATTTGATTTTCAAAAAGCCCTTAAAGGCATCCAGGAAGGTAAACCCTTCACAGGTAAGGGCGGCGTCCTTACATCATTAATCAAAAATCTTGCTGAAGCTGCTCTTGAAGGAGAGTTGGAGTCCCATCTCGGGCAGGAAGTTTCTGCCAACCGCCGTAATGGAAAAAGCAAAAAGACCATTAAATCCCTGGATGGTAAATTTGAGCTGGAAACCCCGCGTGACAGGGCCGGAACCTTCTCTCCACAGATCGTCAAAAAACATCAGACAACGCTCAGCGATGAAATTGAAAGAAAGATAATAGCCCTTTACGGCCTGGGCATGAGTTATAATGATATGGCTTCCCATTTACAGGAAATCTATGGACTTGAGATTTCAAATGCCACTCTGAGCACCATTACCGATAAAATCATCCATACCGTCAAAGAATGGCAGGCCAGGCCGTTGGAAAATGTGTACCCAATCGTATGGCTTGATGCCATACATTATAAAGTACGAGAAAACGGAAAGGTCAGCAGCAAAGCCGTTTACACAATTCTTGGGGTGAATATCGAGGGCCGCAAAGAGGTTCTTGGGCTGTACATATCCGAGAATGAGGGTGCGAACTTCTGGCTGCAGGTGTTAACAGACCTTTCAAACCGAGGGGTAAAAGATATCCTGATTGCCTGTGTTGATGGTCTAAAAGGTTTTCCCGAGGCCATTGAGACCATATTCCCGGACACAGAAGTTCAACTCTGCGTAGTCCACCAGATCCGAAATTCATTGAAATACGTTGGTTCCAAAAATAAAAAGGAATTTATGGCAGATCTAAAACGTGTTTATAAAGCGGTCAATAAGGATCTGGCCGAAGAAGAACTGGATATCTTGGAAAATAAATGGAATGACAAATACCCGATTGTGATAAAATCCTGGCGGAACAACTGGGAACGCCTCAGTCATTTCTTTAAATATCCAGAAGAGATTCGACGGATAATATACACCACAAATACCATTGAGGCTGTGCATCGACAGTTTCGAAAACTGACCAAAACAAAGGGATCATTCCCGAACCAGGACAGCCTGTTAAAGCTGCTTTACATGGGGATCCAGAACGCCAGTAAAAAATGGACAATGCCGATTCAAAATTGGTCACTGACAATTTCCCAGTTGGCAATTTTCTTTGAAGGCCGGCTGGATAAAGAGCTGGGAATTTGATAGGGATTTATTTACAGATGGAAAAGATGGTTCCAGGAACTCCACTCCAGCAAAAGTCAACTCCTCCGACGTGGCTGATTGAAGGCCCATTCTCGGACCTGACTTTTACTTCCGCTGGCGCTGAGGCAGATCCGGGAACCGAAACCGTGACACAGAATTCTGAACATTCCCTAAAAACAGAAAAACGGGAAAAAGAGGTTGAGACCAGATAAAATTTGCGCCACCCTGTGGTGAGCATGAGTTTTACCGGCGCTCCCCTGGCCGCTGCCCGGGCAAAGCCTTGGGTGTGACCCAGCCACAAATCCCCTCTCCCGGCCAAAAGAATGCCCCTCAGATCATTCAGGTGTTTCCACTGCCTGACCCTCAGTCGGCATTTTTCAAGGATATGCCCCTGGTTTACGGCATGCCAGAAGGCCAGTTGGGGGGTTGTGGCAAGGCCTGTGGTATAAAAGGTTAAAACCGGCAGGTTTGGGTTGTCCCCCAATAAAAATTCATTTTCCGAAGGTCGGGTCAGGCATATATAGGCGCCCAGAGAGATCAGGGCCATCACCAAAAGCCCCAGAAAAATTCCCTGTATTTTGTGTGAACCTTTCATGATTTAAAATGTCATTTTCCAGGCCAGGTAGGCGTTGAATCCGGGCTCTGACAATTCAACGCCCCGGGAGGTGGACAAGTGGTTGGCATACGCTTTGTCAAGCAGATTGTCTATTCCCAGCACCAGATCATGATGGGTCTTGCCGATCAAAAATCGATATCCAGCCTTGAGATTGACTGTGGCCCATCCCGGGGTCCGGGTCTCTTCTGAACTCACCTTGTTCTGGTGTGCGGCCCAGGTCAGATTTATGTCACCCCAAAGCCCTGGGCTGTTTTTGTTGTATCCCATGCCGGCCAGGCCGTTCAAGGGCGGTATGAATGAAAGATCGGTGTTGTCGGTTTCATTGGTCCCACGGGTGTAGGCAATATTGGCATACAATTGCCAGAGGCCAAAAGGACGGTATTGGACGTCAAGTTCTCCGCCCAGCAGCCTGGCCTTGTTCAGGTTTTCCATTTGATAGACCGTGGCGGATCCTGGAACAAGGGCCTCGGTGATCATCTCATTGAGGAAATTGGCGTACAGGCCGCTGAAACTCTCAAGACCTGCGTATTGTAGTGAAGCCCGTATTCAAAAAACATGGAGCGTTCAGGGTCCAGGTCCGGGTTTCCGTATATCTGCCCGCCGGAAAAGGCAAGGTACTTATACCGCTCCATAAGATCGGGTGACCGAAAGGCGGTTGCACAAAGAAATGTCATGGAAAGATGCGGGACCCATTGCTAGGTCATGCCTGCATGGGCATTCCAGCTTAGGTCATGGCTTGACTGGGCATCACGCATTAAAGCGGGAACCATGGCGGGTAAAGGGGGAATGACCCAATTGTACAAGGCATCAGATTTTGTTTTCATATAATCGATTCGTCCCCCCAGGTTCAGGATCAGGGAGGGAAAAATTTGTATATCATCTTCCATGAAAAAACCCACCGAGGTCTGCCGGGCATCGGCCAAAGGGGTATCAATACCGGTAAGGCCCGATGAAAAATTTTTTTCGCGAAAGGTATCCATGGCCCAGGACCAGGTGTCCAGGCCCGCAACCAGGCTGTGGGCGTCAAGCTCGACCGTATTTATCCATTTGGCCCCAAAGGTTTTATGAATCCCTGTGGGCTTGATGGTGTCCATGGGGCTGGTTTTGGGAAAATCCATTTTTACGTTTCGCTCTATTTTTTGGTAATAGAGGTTGAGATCGGATTGGGACAGGACATTGGATTCCGGGGTCAGGTGGTGGGTCAGGCTGACCAGGGTCCGGTAAGTATCAGGATAGGTGATGGCGGGGCCGGCAGGAAGGGCCAATCCTTTGCCCGGGATCCCAATGTCATTTCCCTTGGTATATTGGATGTTAATTTGGGTGAGGTTGGCAGGGTTCCATTTGACCGCGGATTTGAGCCCCAGGGTATCATCCGCAAAAAAACTGTGGTCCTGGACGGTTCCTTTTCCCGTTTCATAGGGGTCATAGTCCCGTCGGCCTCCGAATGCATAGATCCAGAAGTTTTTTGAGTTCAGGGCGGTCTGGCCAAAGGCGCTGAACCCCTGGGGGTTTAAACCGGTGCTGCCCCCAATGGTGCTAGAGGTCCGGGTCTGGTCGGAAAATGTTCCTTTGCGGGTAATGATATTGATGACACCGCCCATGGTTCCGGATCCGTAAAGAGAGGATATGGGGCCTTTGAGCACTTCAACCCGCTGGATCTCATTGGGATTGATCAGGCCGAACCGGGCATTGATATCCGTTGCCGTGTTCACCCGGGTCCCGTCAATGAGAAAAACCACCTGCTCCCGGCCCAGACCCCGGATGTTCACGGCAGATCCCCAGGCAGAATCCGAAGATTTTTTCACTCCGGGAATTTGGGTCAGGGTATTGGTGATTGAAGGGTCCTGGGCCTGGAAAATGTCCTGACTTTCCATGACAGCCGTTCCTCCGGGGGTGAGGCAGACACTGCTGTCTTTTCCCCGGGCCGTGACCAGGATATCTGCTAGCGTATAGCATTCTGATGCCAATAGGGGCATGGCCTGAATCAAGACCAGGCATGCTGCAACCATGACTCCGAGTCGTTTTTGGGGTGTCATTTTATTCTCCTGTATTTTTTTGACTGCCCAGAGCAAAGTCCAAGATCCATGCCATGGCATGAAAAAAGGGTATCTGGGAAAGGGCCTTTGGTTTTAACCCCTGGAATTACACTGAGATAAACAAAAAGAAAAAATTTTACGGCCAGGATAAATTTCGGGCCGCTTTTTTGAGGGAAACAAAGTTTTTTAACACCCTGTAAAGAAAAACAACACCTGACCGGGGGGCGTGGAGGATAAATTTTTGCCAATCCCACCCTGTTCAAGGCCTTTCCAGGTTTTATTTTTTTTGGAACCCTCTGGCATGCCCATTGCTGAAAACAATGATCGGGCACCCTTGAATCTGGGTTTGACCCGGCCTTTGGGGCAATGGATGAACACAAATAAAGGAAGATCACATGGCAAAAATTATATTCGGGGTCTGGGACGGGAATGTCATTGATAATCGCGGGAAAAAGATATTTGAGATTGAAGAGCACCCCGAGTTTGGCGATTTCGATGAGTTCAATCCTGGAAACCCCATCAAGGCGTTTTTCGGGGCCCATGGGTTTTTTATCTTTGAAAAAAATGTCAACCTTCTGGATTCGGCCTTTCAATACATGGCGCGGGCCGCCCAGGAGTCCTGCGAGAAATGCACCCCCTGCAGAGTGGGCACCCAGATCATCACCTCCAAGCTGGCGGATCTGACCCAGGGCAGGGGAACCCTTGAGATGCTGGACGAAATCCAAATTGTTGCAGAACATGTCAGGGCCACTTCCCTGTGCGGCCTCGGGCAGATCGCCACCGTGGCCCTGCTGGAGATGCTCAAATATTTCAGAAACACCCTGGAAAGGGAGATCCAAGAGGGAAAGGTCATCACACCCCAGCCCTGCACCACCTATGTTACGGCCCCCTGTATTGAGGCCTGTCCCTCAAAGGTGGATGTTCCCCGGTATATTGACTATATCAAGGACGGCAAATTTACCCATTCTCTCGGGGTGATCCTCCAAAAATATCCCATGGCTGCTACCTGCGGCCGGGTCTGTGTGAGATTCTGCGAGCTGGCCTGCCGCAGAACCCAGGTGGATGAGGCCGTGGGCATCAAGGTCTTAAAACGCTTTGTTGCCGACCATGAAGCCTCTGGCCAGGGATTTTCCTCGTATATGGTTTCGGATAAAAAAGATCCTGATTTAAAGGTGGCCGTGATCGGAACCGGTCCTGCCGGTATTTCAGCGGCCTACCATTTGCTGCTCAAAGGATATCCTGTGGATGTGTTTGAGGCCAAATCCGTGCCCGGCGGGATGGCGGCTACGGGGATCCCTGAATACCGGCTGCCCAAAGATGTGTTGTCCAAGGAGATCAGCATCATTGAAACCCTGGGGGGCCAGATTTTTTACAATCGGAAAATGGGCCGGGAGTTTTCTCTGCAAAGCCTTTTTTCCAACGGGTATAAGGCGGTTTTTCTGGGGGTGGGCACCCATAAGGGCAATATGATGGGTGCCATAGGGGAAGATCCCAATCTTGAGGGATATGATTTTGGGGTGGATTTTTTGTTGCGCATCAACCAC
It encodes:
- a CDS encoding IS256 family transposase — translated: MTEENTEFDFQKALKGIQEGKPFTGKGGVLTSLIKNLAEAALEGELESHLGQEVSANRRNGKSKKTIKSLDGKFELETPRDRAGTFSPQIVKKHQTTLSDEIERKIIALYGLGMSYNDMASHLQEIYGLEISNATLSTITDKIIHTVKEWQARPLENVYPIVWLDAIHYKVRENGKVSSKAVYTILGVNIEGRKEVLGLYISENEGANFWLQVLTDLSNRGVKDILIACVDGLKGFPEAIETIFPDTEVQLCVVHQIRNSLKYVGSKNKKEFMADLKRVYKAVNKDLAEEELDILENKWNDKYPIVIKSWRNNWERLSHFFKYPEEIRRIIYTTNTIEAVHRQFRKLTKTKGSFPNQDSLLKLLYMGIQNASKKWTMPIQNWSLTISQLAIFFEGRLDKELGI
- a CDS encoding ABC transporter permease subunit, whose product is MGPYQHHPVPRDCGPVHHNALGAGNRHPCRPEPKDHGYDHAPGRHSPDHPPPILWITLVMVWAGTGTLLPVLVVTASLFPPLFISTATAAAHLDRRLFDLAQIYQIKKWVMIKDLILPGIFPHFLAGFSYALGSCLKITAVAEFLGADQGMGARVYWAFRMMDMEALFAWALVLISIGVSMEIFWIRPLRVLSSKKGGQNADP
- a CDS encoding TonB-dependent receptor, whose translation is MTPQKRLGVMVAACLVLIQAMPLLASECYTLADILVTARGKDSSVCLTPGGTAVMESQDIFQAQDPSITNTLTQIPGVKKSSDSAWGSAVNIRGLGREQVVFLIDGTRVNTATDINARFGLINPNEIQRVEVLKGPISSLYGSGTMGGVINIITRKGTFSDQTRTSSTIGGSTGLNPQGFSAFGQTALNSKNFWIYAFGGRRDYDPYETGKGTVQDHSFFADDTLGLKSAVKWNPANLTQINIQYTKGNDIGIPGKGLALPAGPAITYPDTYRTLVSLTHHLTPESNVLSQSDLNLYYQKIERNVKMDFPKTSPMDTIKPTGIHKTFGAKWINTVELDAHSLVAGLDTWSWAMDTFREKNFSSGLTGIDTPLADARQTSVGFFMEDDIQIFPSLILNLGGRIDYMKTKSDALYNWVIPPLPAMVPALMRDAQSSHDLSWNAHAGMT
- a CDS encoding ATP-binding cassette domain-containing protein produces the protein MGKSTLLHIAAGLACPNTGRVNTSATQMGFAFQTPVFLPWKSVGANMAFILSHPSSQKEPRIKALLDRLGLLPAYNLPPSKLSGGMKKRLGLAMSLLPGPDLLFLDEPFAFLDKNWQHLVANDLSCLNQNKDLTIFMASHDLAPARAMGAQILKLPCRPIQICHG
- a CDS encoding TonB-dependent receptor, encoding MITEALVPGSATVYQMENLNKARLLGGELDVQYRPFGLWQLYANIAYTRGTNETDNTDLSFIPPLNGLAGMGYNKNSPGLWGDINLTWAAHQNKVSSEETRTPGWATVNLKAGYRFLIGKTHHDLVLGIDNLLDKAYANHLSTSRGVELSEPGFNAYLAWKMTF
- a CDS encoding IS256 family transposase translates to MTEENTEFDFQKALKGIQEGKPFTGKGGVLTSLIKNLAEAALEGELESHLGQEVSANRRNGKSKKTIKSLDGKFELETPRDRAGTFSPQIVKKHQTTLSDEIERKIIALYGLGMSYNDMASHLQEIYGLEISNATLSTITDKIIHTVKEWQARPLENVYPIVWLDAIHYKVRENGKVGSKAVYTILGVNIEGRKEVLGLYISENEGANFWLQVLTDLSNRGVKDILIACVDGLKGFPEAIETIFPDTEVQLCVVHQIRNSLKYVGSKNKKEFMADLKRVYKAVNKDLAEEELDILENKWNDKYPIVIKSWRNNWERLSHFFKYPEEIRRIIYTTNTIEAVHRQFRKLTKTKGSFPNQDSLLKLLYMGIQNASKKWTMPIQNWSLTISQLAIFFEGRLDKELGI